The DNA window CATGCGAATAATAACACCATAGAATCGAGATATTTCTGGCATTGTGCCTCGGTATTAAATAAATGTAGGGAATTCAATCTTCAGAATCAAGCCTAAGCGAAGGCTTCGGACTTAAACTAAACTCTGACCGCTGTCCTTGCTCCAAATAAAATTTACCGGCCCGCACAATCATCGCGGCGTTGTCCGTACATAAATTTATTGGCGGAATAAAAAGCTTAAATCCATGCTTTTCACTTTCTTTTTGCAACTTTTTCCTCAAATAGGAATTACAGGCAACTCCACCTGCCAGAGCAAGCTGTCCAATTTTATATTTGTCTAATGCTTTTAAACTTTTTTCAACTAATACTTCAATTGCGGCTTTTTGAAAACTGGCAGCAACATCCGCTTTGTGGCGATCGCGGTCCTCAGGTGTCAGAGATTGCAGGTGATAAAGTACTGCAGTTTTCAAACCGCTGTAACTAAAATCCAGCTCACTCCCTTTAATTCTGCCCTTGGGAAATTTCAAATATTCGGGGTCACCTGCTGCGGCCAATTTATCGACTGCCGGGCCGCCTGGATAAGGAAGTCCGAGCATTTTAGCCGCCTTGTCGAACGCTTCACCGACGGCATCGTCGCGGGTTTTACCGAGGATCTCGTATTTGCCCCATTCATAAACAAGCACCAACTGCGTGTGCCCGCCGGAAATAATTAGCGAGATAAACGGCGGCTGCGGTCCATCCTCCAAAACTGAGTTGGAAAAAATATGCCCTTCAATATGATTGACCCCGAGAAATGGAATGTCAAGAGCTAAGGACATTGCTTTGGCAAAATTAATTCCAACTAACAGTGAGCCGGCCAGTCCGGGACCAAACGTGACTGCAACGCCGTCCAGATTTTCTTTTTCAATTTCGGCCTCTTTAAGCGCTTTTTGTACAGTCGGTAAAATCAGTTGGACATGGGCTCGGGAAGCGAGCTCCGGTACAACGCCTCCATACTTTTGGTGGACTTCTTGTGAAGCAATAATGTTGGAAGCGAGGCGATCTTCTAGCCAGACGGCAGCGGCGGTTTCGTCACAGGAAGTTTCGATGCCGAGTAGTTTCATGTTAAAAAGTGATTAAAGCATCAATAATAAATTGGCCATCCCAATCTTCATTAAACGCATATTCGAGTCGGATGAGATTATTGTAGGGAAGAAACACATGTAATCCTGCACCCCAACCGGAAATAAAATCATCCGTATCCAGTTTGTTGTTATCTTGTATTTCTAGTTGAACATAATCGGATACACTCCAAAGGGCACCGGTATCAACAAAAAGACCCCCACTAATTCCAAATCTGAAGTTAGTTCCGTATCTGCCCATCGACTCAAAGGGTCCCCAGTTGTGATAAGTAATCTTGCGAATTGGAAAACGGAATTCAGCGCTGCCAATCACCCGGTTTACTCTAGATTTGCGTTCGCTAAAATGACCGCGAATTCGCGTGAAGAATCCGAAATCAACCCAGTCGTATATAGGTGTTTCGCCCCGTGATAAATTTGCTGCCCCTCGAAAAGCCAGCGTTGTCGGGCCAATTGGGATATACTTCCTCAGATCCATCCCAAACCGGACGTAGTCAACCACATCGCTAAAAAAACCGGTTTTGGTAAGCCAGAGATTAATGTAATTCCCTTTGTGAGCATATTCCCAAAGATCGCGGGAGTCATAGGTAAAAGAAAAGCCCACTTGTGGCAATTTATCTTTTCCGGAAAAGGCTAGTGTTACGTTCAAAGTGTCTGGGGAGATAGTTAATTGTTGGTACCCCATATTGATATCAAAATAAGTAAAATGCCCAAAACGTTTGCCAATTCGCCAGTTAAAGCCGATTCTCTCTTCATCAACATCGAAGTTACGAAAATTGCTGGAATCAGAAGAAGAAACGGCATCAGAATCAAAGGCCTTGTTACGAATCTTTCTGGCAAAAACCGAAAAGCTGGTATAAAATTTATGCTTGCCAAAGATCCAGGGATTTGAGTAGGCTAATCTAACCGATGGGTTAAACCCAAGCCAGAAGGAGAAGTCGATCACCTCCCGGCGGCCGCGAAAATTAGTATGAAACAAACCGGCCCCAATTGAGAACCGGCTCCAGTCCCGGTCGTTTCTAAAAATGATCGGGTAAGGAAAAATATACCACATTTCGCTGACCGTGACGACCAAAATTACGCCTTGCTTGGTTGGAATATTGGCAACCTCAACTCGATTAAAGATTCCCAAATTCTGAATTCGCAGCTGATCCTGCTGAGCTAAAACCTCATCGAAATTATCCCCCTGCTTGAGCTTCATCTCCCGGGTAATAATTTCTTCTTTGGTTTTTTCATTGCCCTGGATAATTATCGCTAATATTTTGCTTTGACCAGCGGAGGAATCCGTTTGGGCAGGGGCGTTATTCGTTTGTGCGAAAACCGTTGAAACAGATAACAGGAGGATTAGAAAAGACATTAAAAAATGCATGAAATATTAGAATAAATTGGACATTTAAAATGAGGAAGCAAACCTGCATTTTGGGTAAGAAACCTGGCCAGCACAAGCACCAATAGATGGTTGCGGAAATTATCCCGACGGTTCGGGAGGTTTCCGCAACCCAGGCAGTGTCGGAGACCGCTCCGACACTATCGACGCCCGCGGTTTGTGAATGATTCAGTTTAATAGAAAAATTCATCAAAAAAATAACTTCATGAACTCCGTGTTTCCACGTGTCACTTTGTGTCCAGTCAAAACTAAAAAGTTTTTAAAAGTCTGAGCGTTATACGATAATCATCATTAGAGCGATCCGTACGTTTTGCAATATCAAGACGAAGCACACCCTCTAACACGAGCAAAGAAACACCAACATTGGTTTTCAGATCGTCCAAATCAAGGTCACCGAACCCGCTAACAAGACCTGAACCGAGGTCATCGGTCGTCCAGGCCCAGCCGGTATCCACAAAGACGCCCATGGAAAGCGCCGCCCAAATCGCGCCAAAAAACGGAATTCCCTGCAGAGGAACTTTTTGTAAAATGTCGCCGCCAAACAGGTAATTGGCATTTAACATAACCATACGGTTCCCGGTGAACTCTTTGGCCTCAAACCCCCGCAGGTTGCCGATGCCACCAAGATCTATACTGTACTGCTCAAACAGTGTATCGGGCGCCGCTAAAGACGATTTGATGCCAATATCACCACGCCGGGCCCCCAACATTCCGCGAATAAACAACCGGTGATTGCCGAAGGTCTGCTGAAACCGCTTAAC is part of the candidate division KSB1 bacterium genome and encodes:
- the tsaD gene encoding tRNA (adenosine(37)-N6)-threonylcarbamoyltransferase complex transferase subunit TsaD: MKLLGIETSCDETAAAVWLEDRLASNIIASQEVHQKYGGVVPELASRAHVQLILPTVQKALKEAEIEKENLDGVAVTFGPGLAGSLLVGINFAKAMSLALDIPFLGVNHIEGHIFSNSVLEDGPQPPFISLIISGGHTQLVLVYEWGKYEILGKTRDDAVGEAFDKAAKMLGLPYPGGPAVDKLAAAGDPEYLKFPKGRIKGSELDFSYSGLKTAVLYHLQSLTPEDRDRHKADVAASFQKAAIEVLVEKSLKALDKYKIGQLALAGGVACNSYLRKKLQKESEKHGFKLFIPPINLCTDNAAMIVRAGKFYLEQGQRSEFSLSPKPSLRLDSED